Genomic segment of Salvia splendens isolate huo1 chromosome 12, SspV2, whole genome shotgun sequence:
TTTAAAGTGGAGGCTCAAACACCTACTGCTCAAACGCTTGATTACATTGGTTCTGAAGTTGGTAGTGTGGCAATGACTGATCGCTCGGTAGGTTACTCATCTCGCATATTATGTAGTATTTTAGCTAGTCATACTTGTACCGCACTTTAGCTGTAACTTTTCTCTTGTAATTACTTTTGGATTAGGAACTGATCATTGGCCGGCCTGAAGCTGTCTATTTCTATGAAATTGATGGCCGAGGCCCATGCTGGGCTTTTGAGGGAGAGAAGAAGCTTGTGGGGTGGTTTCGTGGTTATCTCTTATGTGTTATTTCTGATCAAAGGACTGGCAAATATACTTTCAACATTTATGACCTGAAAAACCGTTTGATAGCCCATAGTATAGCAGTCCAAGAAGTTTCTCACATGTTGTGTGAATGGGGTAATATATTACTTATAATGGAAGACAAATCTGCTCTTCTTGTTGTGGAGAAGGACATGGAAAGCAAGTTGGATATGCTTTTCAAGAAAAACCTTTACCCAGTGGCTATTAATCTTGTCCAGAGCCAGCAAGCTGATGCTGTGGCTACTGCTGAAGTGCTAAGGAAGTACGGTGATCATTTATATAGCAAACAGAATTATGACGAATCTATGGCTCAGTATATCCATACCATTGGGCATCTAGAACCTTCGTACGTCATACAGAAGTTTTTGGATGCGCAGAGAATACACAACCTAACTAATTACTTGGAAAAGTTGCATGAGAAGGGTCTTGCTTCCAAAGATCACACCACTCTCTTGCTTAACTGTTATACCAAACTGAAAGATGTTGAGAAGTTGGATATATTCATAAAAAGTGAAGATGGAGTTGGGGAACATAAATTTGATGTGGAAACTGCCATCAAGGTATGTCGAGCTGCCAATTACCATGAACATGCAATGTACGTTGCCAAGAAGGCTGGGAGACATGAGTGGTACTTGAAGATTTTGCTTGAGGACTTGGACAGATATGATGAAGCATTGCAATATATAAATAGCCTTGAGCCAAACCAAGCAGGGTTGACTGTTAAAGAGTATGGAAAGATTCTCATAGAGCATAAGCCAAAGCAAACAGTTCAAATATTGATGAGGCTTTGTACTGAAGAAGGAGAATCTGCAAGTGGGGGTTCCTCATCCTTTCTATCCATGTTACCATCTCCTGTTGATTTTATCAATATTTTTGTGATTCATCCGCAATCACTTATGGAATTCTTGGAAAAGTACACAAATATAGTGAAGGATTCTCCTGCTCAAGTTGAGATACATAACACCTTGTTGGAGTTATACTTGTCTCATGATTTGGACTTTCCATCTCTTGCTCAAACTGGTAGCAGAGAAAATGGCGAGCTTACAGCAGATAGGGAATCCAGTGCTGCTGTGATGTCAAAAACAGAATCAAATGGAAAGATACGACCTGATGATGCATCCCTAGAGAGAGATCGCCAGGAGAGACGTCAAAAGGGGCTGGTCTTGCTTAAAAATGCATGGCCATCCGAGCAGGAGCAGCCACAATATGATGTTGATCTAGCAATAATTCTGTGCGAGATGAACTCTGTTAATGAAGGGCTCTTGTGTCTGTATGAGAAGTTGAAATTATATAAGGAAGTGATTGCCTGCTATATGCAGGCACATGATCATGAAGGTTTGATTGCATGCTGCAAGAGGCTGGGAGACTCAGGAAAGGGCGGTGATACCTCTCTCTGGGCCAGCCTGTTGAAATACTTCGGTGAACTTGGAGAGGATTGTTCCAGAGAAGTTAAAGAAGTTTTGACTTATGTTGAAAGGGATGATATTCTGCCTCCGATTTTTGTTCTTCAAACCTTGTCCAGAAATCCATGCCTTACACTTTCTGTGATCAAGGATTATATTGCTCGAAAGCTTGAGCTGGAGTCAAAGATGATTGAGGAGGATCGTATAGCTATTGAAAAATATCAGGTAGATTTTACATGATTTAAGATGTCTTAACTTGGACGCAGGAAATATTCATGCTGATTTGTTTATATACAGGAGGAAACATCATCAATGAGAAAAGAAATCCAGGATCTCAGAACGAATGCAAGGATCTTCCAGCTTAGCAAGTGCAGTGCTTGCACCTTCACACTCGACCTCCCCACGGTCCATTTTATGTGCATGCACTCGTTCCACCAACGCTGTCTTGGTGACAACGAGAAAGAATGTCCAGAATGTGCTCCCGAGTATAGAGCTGTTTCAGAGATGAAGAGAAGTCTAGAGCAGAATTCCAAAAGCCAAGATTACTTCTTCCAGCAGGTTAGAAATTCAAAGGATGGTTTCTCAGTCGTTGCTGAGTATTTTGGTAAGGGAATCATCAGCAAAACTAACAAAGGACCCGTTTAAGCTCCTACCCAAGCCAATAGTATTCTAACGGAAACTATTGACAGCCTCTCGCACCTATCTGCAAATGATCTGGTAATCTGTGTGTTGCTTGATGATCAATTTGGGTTTAACTTTGCAACGGCGCGGCTTGCCCAGAGTTCTTTCTTCTTAGAGAGTTAGTGCTCGATTTGATCCAAAAATTTTTCCTATATATTGGATAGATGGCATTGGGATGTCTTCAAAAGCTTCGATTACTTCAATTGTCTCTTAGAACTGTTACAATAATTAAGAGTTATCTAATTACTTTTAACAGAAACTGAATTAGTTCAAAAGTTTGGTTATAGTGAATCAATAA
This window contains:
- the LOC121759579 gene encoding vacuolar protein-sorting-associated protein 11 homolog, whose translation is MYQWRKFEFFEEKKTKIPEEIEAEIGCCSSGRGRIVLGCRDGTVSLLDRGLQLNYSFPAHSTSVLFIQQLKQRNFVVTVGEDEQLPPQKATVCLKVFDLDKRQEEGSSTSAPECIQILRIFTNQFSEAKITSFLVFEEAPPIIFIALGLDNGCIYCIQGDIARERIKRFKLEVQNGQPVKIHSPITGIGFRVDGQAFQLFAVTPSTVSLFKVEAQTPTAQTLDYIGSEVGSVAMTDRSELIIGRPEAVYFYEIDGRGPCWAFEGEKKLVGWFRGYLLCVISDQRTGKYTFNIYDLKNRLIAHSIAVQEVSHMLCEWGNILLIMEDKSALLVVEKDMESKLDMLFKKNLYPVAINLVQSQQADAVATAEVLRKYGDHLYSKQNYDESMAQYIHTIGHLEPSYVIQKFLDAQRIHNLTNYLEKLHEKGLASKDHTTLLLNCYTKLKDVEKLDIFIKSEDGVGEHKFDVETAIKVCRAANYHEHAMYVAKKAGRHEWYLKILLEDLDRYDEALQYINSLEPNQAGLTVKEYGKILIEHKPKQTVQILMRLCTEEGESASGGSSSFLSMLPSPVDFINIFVIHPQSLMEFLEKYTNIVKDSPAQVEIHNTLLELYLSHDLDFPSLAQTGSRENGELTADRESSAAVMSKTESNGKIRPDDASLERDRQERRQKGLVLLKNAWPSEQEQPQYDVDLAIILCEMNSVNEGLLCLYEKLKLYKEVIACYMQAHDHEGLIACCKRLGDSGKGGDTSLWASLLKYFGELGEDCSREVKEVLTYVERDDILPPIFVLQTLSRNPCLTLSVIKDYIARKLELESKMIEEDRIAIEKYQEETSSMRKEIQDLRTNARIFQLSKCSACTFTLDLPTVHFMCMHSFHQRCLGDNEKECPECAPEYRAVSEMKRSLEQNSKSQDYFFQQVRNSKDGFSVVAEYFGKGIISKTNKGPV